One part of the Pseudopipra pipra isolate bDixPip1 chromosome 3, bDixPip1.hap1, whole genome shotgun sequence genome encodes these proteins:
- the TDRD6 gene encoding tudor domain-containing protein 6 isoform X1 — MSSRGPAMDAGLGPLGRGDAVTLRVRAVGLRPDVPVLRLWGLLGERKADYARLHREIQAAAGPRLAARPEPGGQAAGRVGLCPGELGLVEVLGLWYRCCVVSCSAQGYRVFLLDEGYVVATSAFYLARGCPELFQLPPEVLGCVVANVMPSQGPEGTGCGDSPVSKWTVEAMEFLSFLHGKEVSGVVQEVMSPQLIVLELPQLVAQMRQLGLARRVSAVWFCQVLRRCLPFGHLKQQLWQQQPSTCSLGAFAVPQLLHVLLSYRPLSPALDYFYPQLQLGVTEPVLVTHVSDPHHIYCQLQCLSQEIRCLSDTMCHVYDWWEQDLLPKVGSPCAARSTDGQWYRALLLELITGEQDQQAALVIFVDYGRKETVTRANLRHLPAECFRMPVVTYVCALQGVSDGGCGWSSSQINVLKALVQGRGVSARIKAFNSFEHLYYVTLYGESGVNLNHLFGSQACCLVSSCKQVSQTKARGQLELEESSAGELELPSEAPPVLTHRDLGSADVPGVQLKTCVFYSAQVSYLRDPSEFWLQLNEHHQLFRQLRQCMWNFYSHATKLDGAGWDPHPGSLCCASGNEGGFYRAVVTRVLDSGVEIHLVDRGSTETVDRCAVKDLLPRFREVPALALKCCLAGVSPLRGAWSEASVSAFREIVLNKGLKVCFLSLKGDKYMVEIFDQTQLGEKRVSKLMAQGGYAEYQRCEIPKTLQNSDEKAVTQASSLATSAEEKQINAEKRLREESALKSNDRAVDPDITVMVRESPVAAIHSSKSTESLPAQEYKGKGNLHVSLRQNYVEIKPGYSCGGHLEVGSTVSVILSYVENPSVFWCQLSRNSRDLELLMDEIQEHCKNSSQPHVWPNLVCLAQYSKDKKWYRALIVSEALCAEKVEVVYVDYGNREQVYLSSLRAIDERFLRLEAQAFRCSLYNLIQPNGQNPFAWEEEAINTFQQFVVNSSSELELKCTIFALASINRDLFNIVDLITPFQSACQFLTQRGVARPLFPQKHLASLVQLHSYYYSNHGIKIGSEEEVYITHIEDPWTFYCQLERCADTLAQLADNISRLSETMTSTGTLRTSGSLCLARYADSQWYRGVIMETQPKAKVFFVDFGNTETVEKDDLLPLPSDASDILLVPMQAIKCSISDVSSVSKEAATWFKEAVLERQLKAIVVAKDSDNTLLVELFDSNTQINTKLKELSLNNTRLCRHVESETRCSRNADVNETAVSPLNAGRPLESKKCGSEAQGGQGSKRHFKEDVNLFQPSSKGDLAAGLLESDEMLSSKKDAILLSKAGEESLLPIQMDTLSDIKSGAEGRCVMLKNVSDLPQQKIVPALKTLVYVSYVNDPLDFYVQLGSDEVQLNSILESLNNGTPAKNPCGQFFQAGDLISAVYSEDNLWYRAAVKEKTSDNSIRVHYIDYGDTSVITVHQARRLPEDLSSIPAISIHCFLGGLKCKKNTDWAEKAVLYFTKRTSEILLSCEFVEKVEDKWEVILSDHQGIITVDLPNDLASTERSCSTEIIDKRENSDMITSCEPLPPQAPSEISCDCKSFIWKFPEAGQTLKIYITVVNGPEYFWCHSADTEHLSYIDKKIEEAEKLGLSSLNDGRISCIKSGHTCLAKYSQDGWFYRAQIISVKGDSVVVRHVDYGSQEAVGMERVRQIPCELLRVPGQAFACCLSGFSPSEGSWLSEANQKFYDMTADLVLEAEVVETRKDKDSEVPLCVVKLEASGNSINEEMKPFWKANKGTGDSAFSSLDNLLKENRSSNSDMSLCLERETTAVCGLAQEGSALLCSEPFLGVTSECLETAEANVSVGAASGNADDGYETAEHQNSFDKEVPLSEGDSDNSVLLEPMRCCSPHISGSEVTASEQELSEVLFGEDAELQAELMGSASAASLFLGNKPEELQQLPVLQAQPSSSNGTGMLVELDPLEMHYSYDDLKEFLLDLEALSAKSSFSEETKEALETKSLEVQTASGSEARETVLEQELLELPVCSEETGELAALNFLEILTLLNEKENLVPSVSVGKKSEEPIPPDVQPSLGGNPKKLKVNLSGIHQADDLLGDWMEADAPPLKLSSSGGRPEKQLDLKTHDKQSVVSAKFGHFLELVLPDVQPSQEDREEDLLELEHSVLQNSANSGSQLSFLTKDSVDQRPVFPVKSCDYKVKKRKGRQKQQDDCLEEWMKQDLTDSFKECGNTHVQSSGCKSGDEKEEKQHKNLADCSAAHPEYPCNLKGFDVGSKCVVWTSLQWCEARILEISEKGTRVLNLSNGNEEIVAPENVWNGIPDSACRSSEVLTPATENFQSLPEESLLHEKQTGHSCDLVEDTRALQLC, encoded by the exons ATGAGCTCCCGCGGCCCCGCGATGGACGCCGGGCTGGGGCCGCTCGGCCGCGGCGACGCCGTCACCCTGCGCGTCCGCGCCGTGGGGTTGCGCCCCGACGTGCCCGTTCTGAGGCTCTGGGGGCTGCTGGGCGAGCGCAAGGCTGACTACGCCCGCCTCCACCGCGAGATAcaggcggcggcggggccgcgcttGGCGGCCCGCCCCGAGCCCGGCGGGCAGGCGGCCGGCAGGGTGGGGCTGTGCCCTGGTGAGTTGGGGCTCGTAGAGGTGCTGGGGCTCTGGTACCGCTGCTGCGTGGTGAGTTGCAGCGCCCAGGGGTACCGCGTGTTCCTGCTGGACGAGGGGTACGTGGTGGCCACGTCCGCCTTTTACCTGGCGCGGGGCTGCCCGGAGCTGTTCCAGCTGCCGCCGGAGGTGCTGGGCTGCGTCGTGGCCAATGTCATGCCCTCCCAAGGCCCTGAGGGCACGGGCTGCGGGGACTCACCGGTCTCCAAGTGGACGGTGGAGGCGATGGAGTTCCTCAGCTTCCTGCACGGCAAGGAGGTGTCTGGTGTGGTGCAGGAGGTGATGTCCCCGCAGCTCATCGTGCTCGAGCTGCCCCAGCTCGTGGCCCAGATGCGGCAGCTGGGCTTGGCCAGGCGAGTCTCTGCTGTCTGGTTCTGCCAGGTGCTCAGGCGCTGCCTGCCTTTTGGCCACctaaagcagcagctctggcagcagcagccctcaACATGTTCCCTTGGAGCTTTTGCAGTGCCTCAGCTTCTCCACGTGCTGCTGTCATATCGGCCCCTGTCACCTGCTTTGGATTACTTCTACCCACAGCTTCAGCTGGGTGTGACAGAGCCTGTCCTAGTGACCCATGTCTCTGACCCACATCACATCTACTGCCAGTTGCAATGCCTGTCCCAGGAGATCCGTTGCCTTTCTGATACCATGTGCCATGTTTATGACTGGTGGGAGCAGGATTTATTGCCCAAGGTAGGCTCGCCCTGTGCTGCCCGTAGCACGGATGGCCAGTGGTACCGTGCCCTTCTGCTGGAGCTTATTACAGGGGAGCAGGACCAGCAGGCAGCTCTCGTGATCTTTGTGGACTATGGCAGGAAGGAGACTGTGACCAGAGCTAACTTGCGCCATTTGCCTGCTGAGTGTTTTCGGATGCCTGTGGTGACTTACGTGTGTGCTCTTCAGGGTGTTTCTGATGGGGGCTGTGGCTGGTCCTCATCACAGATCAATGTGCTGAAAGCACTGGTGCAAGGCAGAGGAGTGAGTGCTCGCATCAAAGCCTTTAACTCCTTTGAGCATCTCTATTATGTGACCCTGTATGGGGAAAGCGGCGTCAACTTGAACCATCTTTTTGGGTCTCAGGCTTGCTGCCTGGTCAGCAGTTGTAAGCAGGTTAGCCAAACTAAGGCTCGTGGGCAGCTGGAATTAGAAGAATCCTCAGCTGGAGAATTGGAATTGCCATCAGAAGCACCTCCTGTCTTAACACACAGAGATTTGGGCTCTGCTGATGTACCTGGTGTACAGCTGAAGACCTGTGTGTTCTACAGTGCACAGGTCTCCTACCTCCGAGATCCATCTGAGTTCTGGCTGCAGCTCAATGAACACCACCAGCTTTTCAGGCAGCTGAGGCAGTGCATGTGGAATTTCTACTCCCACGCCACGAAGCTGGATGGTGCTGGGTGGGACCCACACCCTGGATCCCTTTGTTGTGCCAGTGGGAACGAGGGTGGCTTTTATCGAGCGGTGGTCACCAGGGTGCTGGACAGTGGGGTGGAAATACACCTGGTGGACAGGGGCAGTACGGAAACTGTGGATCGGTGTGCGGTGAAGGACCTGCTCCCTCGGTTCAGGGAAGTCCCTGCTCTAGCTCTGAAGTGTTGTTTGGCAGGTGTCTCCCCTCTGAGAGGGGCTTGGAGTGAAGCCTCTGTGTCTGCATTCCGGGAGATTGTGCTGAACAAGGGACTGAAGGTTTGTTTTTTGAGTTTGAAGGGTGACAAATACATGGTTGAAATTTTTGACCAGACCCAGTTAGGAGAGAAAAGAGTAAGTAAACTCATGGCCCAGGGAGGTTATGCTGAATACCAGAGGTGTGAAATACCCAAGACTCTCCAGAATTCAGATGAAAAGGCTGTGACACAGGCCTCTTCCCTAGCAACTAgtgcagaggaaaaacaaataaatgcagagaagAGGCTTAGAGAAGAGTCTGCTCTAAAGAGCAATGATAGAGCAGTTGATCCTGACATCACTGTGATGGTCAGAGAGAGCCCTGTTGCAGCCATTCACAGTTCTAAAAGTACTGAATCTCTTCCTGCTCAGGAATATAAGGGCAAGGGAAACTTGCACGTGTCTTTGAGACAGAATTATGTGGAAATTAAACCAGGTTATTCTTGTGGAGGCCACTTAGAAGTAGGAAGTACTGTTAGTGTTATTTTGTCATACGTTGAAAATCCTAGTGTTTTCTGGTGTCAGTTGAGTAGAAATAGCCGTGACCTTGAGTTACTAATGGATGAAATTCAGGAGCACTGTAAGAATTCATCCCAGCCACATGTTTGGCCAAATCTCGTGTGTTTAGCCCAGTACTCAAAGGATAAGAAATGGTACAGGGCTTTAATTGTTAGTGAAGCACTTTGTGCGGAAAAAGTAGAAGTTGTCTATGTTGACTATGGCAACAGAGAGCAGGTGTACCTGTCAAGCCTCCGTGCAATTGATGAGCGCTTCCTTAGGTTGGAGGCTCAGGCTTTCAGGTGCAGCCTTTACAACTTAATCCAACCCAATGGTCAGAATCCTTTTGCTTGGGAAGAAGAAGCGATTAATACTTTTCAGCAGTTTGTTGTTAATTCGTCATCTGAACTTGAACTGAAGTGTACAATATTTGCCTTGGCTTCAATAAATAGGGACCTGTTTAACATCGTAGATTTAATAACACCTTTTCAGAGTGCTTGCCAGTTTCTGACTCAGAGAGGTGTAGCCAGACCTTTATTTCCTCAAAAGCATCTGGCATCCTTGGTTCAGCTTCATTCTTACTATTATTCTAATCATGGTATCAAAATTGGGAGTGAGGAAGAAGTTTATATTACACACATTGAGGATCCATGGACGTTTTATTGCCAGCTTGAAAGATGTGCAGATACCTTAGCACAGCTGGCTGATAACATCAGTCGCCTGAGTGAAACAATGACCAGCACGGGAACCTTGAGAACATCTGGGAGCTTGTGCTTAGCAAGGTATGCTGACAGTCAGTGGTACAGGGGAGTAATTATGGAAACACAGCCTAAGGCAAAAGTCTTCTTTGTGGATTTTGGGAACACAGAGACCGTAGAGAAAGATGATCTGCTTCCTTTACCCAGTGATGCTTCTGATATCCTGCTTGTGCCAATGCAGGCCATAAAATGTTCCATATCTGATGTATCTTCTGTTTCCAAAGAAGCTGCAACATGGTTTAAGGAAGCTGTCCTAGAAAGGCAATTAAAAGCAATAGTAGTAGCAAAGGACTCTGATAATACACTGCTGGTTGAATTGTTTGATAGTAATACTCAAATTAATACAAAACTGAAGGAGCTAAGCCTAAACAACACAAGACTGTGTCGTCATGTAGAAAGTGAGACTCGGTGCTCTAGAAATGCAGATGTGAATGAGACTGCAGTGTCCCCTTTAAATGCAGGGAGGCCTCTTGAAAGCAAAAAATGTGGATCTGAAGCTCAGGGAGGACAAGGGAGCAAAAGGCACTTCAAAGAAGATGTAAACCTTTTCCAGCCCTCTAGCAAGGGAGATCTGGCAGCTGGATTACTAGAATCTGATGAAATGCTTAGCAGTAAAAAGGATGCTATTTTGTTAAGTAAAGCAGGGGAGGAGTCTCTGCTCCCTATCCAGATGGATACACTGTCAGATATTAAATCTGGTGCTGAAGGCAGATGTGTAATGCTTAAAAATGTGTCTGATCTACCACAACAGAAGATAGTGCCAGCTCTTAAAACGTTAGTGTATGTGTCTTATGTCAATGATCCACTGGATTTTTATGTTCAATTAGGGAGTGATGAGGTTCAGCTTAACAGCATTTTGGAAAGTTTAAACAATGGGACACCAGCGAAGAATCCTTGTGGACAATTTTTCCAAGCAGGAGATTTAATCAGTGCTGTTTATTCAGAAGACAACCTGTGGTATAGAGCTGCAGTAAAAGAGAAGACTTCTGACAATTCAATAAGGGTACACTATATTGATTATGGTGATACTTCAGTAATTACTGTTCATCAAGCACGCAGGCTCCCTGAGGACTTGTCATCTATTCCAGCAATAAGCATTCACTGCTTCCTAGGTGGACTTAAGTgcaaaaaaaatacagactgGGCAGAGAAAGCAGTGCTTTACTTCACCAAGAGAACAAGTGAAATCCTGCTGTCATGTGAATTTGTAGAAAAGGTTGAGGATAAATGGGAAGTTATTCTCAGTGACCATCAAGGTATAATAACAGTGGATTTACCTAATGATCTTGCAAGTACAGAGAGATCTTGTTCAACTGAAATAATTGATAAAAGAGAGAACAGTGACATGATAACTTCATGTGAGCCTTTGCCACCTCAGGCACCAAGTGAGATTTCCTGTGATTGTAAATCATTTATCTGGAAGTTTCCAGAGGCAGGTCAGACTTTAAAAATTTACATCACGGTGGTAAATGGCCCAGAATACTTCTGGTGTCATAGTGCTGATACTGAACACTTGAGCTACATAGACAAAAAAATAGAGGAAGCTGAAAAGCTTGGACTGAGCTCTTTGAATGATGGCAGAATATCTTGTATTAAAAGTGGTCATACTTGTCTAGCAAAATACAGTCAAGATGGATGGTTCTACAGAGCTCAGATCATCAGTGTAAAAGGTGACAGTGTAGTTGTTCGACATGTGGATTACGGAAGCCAGGAAGCTGTTGGCATGGAGAGGGTCCGACAGATTCCATGTGAACTGCTCAGAGTACCTGGTCAGGCATTTGCTTGCTGTCTGTCAGGTTTCAGTCCTTCAGAGGGCTCATGGCTTAGTGAAGCAAATCAGAAGTTTTATGATATGACTGCAGACCTTGTATTAGAAGCTGAAGTAGTAGAGACTCGGAAAGATAAAGATTCTGAAGTTCCTCTCTGTGTTGTCAAGCTGGAAGCTTCTGGCAATAGTATTAATGAAGAGATGAAGCCTTTTTGGAAGGCTAATAAAGGAACTGGTGACAGTGCTTTCTCAAGTCTTGACAACCTCTTAAAGGAAAATAGAAGTTCAAACAGTGATATGAGTCTTTGTCTTGAAAGAGAAACTACTGCTGTTTGTGGATTAGCTCAGGAAGGAAGTGCTTTACTTTGTTCTGAACCTTTCCTGGGTGTAACTTCTGAGTGCTTAGAAACTGCAGAAGCAAATGTGTCAGTGGGAGCTGCCAGTGGGAACGCTGATGATGGATATGAAACAGCAGAGCATCAGAACAGTTTTGATAAAGAGGTACCTCTGTCTGAAGGCGATAGTGATAACAGTGTGTTACTAGAACCAATGAGATGCTGCAGCCCTCATATTTCAGGGAGTGAAGTGACAGCTTCAGAACAAGAACTGTCTGAAGTACTGTTTGGAGAGGATGCTGAGCTGCAAGCAGAACTGATGGGCAGTGCTTCAGCAGCCAGCCTCTTTCTAGGAAACAAACCAGAAGAGCTGCAGCAATTGCCAGTGCTCCAGGCACAGCCATCTTCCAGCAATGGAACAGGGATGTTAGTAGAACTGGATCCATTAGAAATGCACTATTCGTATGATGATCTAAAAGAGTTCCTGCTGGATCTAGAGGCACTTTCAGCCAAGTCGtccttcagtgaagaaacaaAGGAAGCCCTGGAAACAAAGTCACTTGAAGTGCAGACAGCATCAGGCAGTGAAGCAAGAGAGACAGTGTTGGAACAGGAGTTGCTGGAGCTGCCAGTTTGTAGTGAGGAGACAGGAGAGTTGGCAGCTCTGAACTTTCTTGAAATTTTAACATTACttaatgagaaagaaaacctggTGCCTTCAGTTAGTGTTGGAAAGAAGTCAGAAGAGCCGATTCCGCCTGATGTTCAGCCTTCTTTGGGAGGGAACCCAAAGAAACTGAAAGTGAATTTGTCTGGAATTCATCAGGCAGATGATCTACTAGGTGATTGGATGGAAGCAGATGCTCCTCCCCTAAAGCTGTCGTCATCTGGTGGTAGACCTGAGAAACAACTGGACCTGAAGACCCATGACAAGCAGTCAGTGGTAAGTGCCAAGTTTGGGCACTTTCTGGAACTGGTGCTGCCTGATGTTCAGCCTTCTCAGGAAGACAGAGAGGAGGACTTGTTAGAGCTGGAACATTCTGTGCTGCAGAATTCTGCAAACAGTGGAAGTCAGCTTTCATTTCTCACTAAAGACTCAGTGGATCAGAGGCCTGTTTTCCCTGTAAAATCATGTGACTACAAAGTTAAGAAACGTAAGGGGAGGCAGAAGCAGCAAGATGACTGTTTGGAAGAGTGGATGAAACAAGACTTGACTGACTCATTTAAAGAGTGTGGAAATACTCATGTGCAGTCATCAGGCTGTAAGTCTGgggatgaaaaagaagaaaagcaacacAAGAACTTGGCTGACTGCAGTGCAG CACACCCTGAATATCCTTGTAATCTGAAGGGCTTTGATGTTGGTTCCAAATGTGTGGTGTGGACCTCCCTCCAGTGGTGCGAGGCTCGCATTTTGGAGATATCTGAGAAAGGTACTAGG GTCTTGAATCTGTCCAATGGCAACGAGGAAATTGTGGCTCCTGAGAATGTCTGGAATGGTATTCCTGACTCAGCTTGCAGATCATCTGAG GTATTAACCCCTGCAACAGAAAACTTCCAGTCCTTACCAGAGGAGTCCTTGCTTCATG AAAAGCAAACTGGCCACAGTTGTGATTTAGTTGAAGATACTCGTGCCCTCCAGCTTTGCTGA